Proteins encoded together in one Impatiens glandulifera chromosome 1, dImpGla2.1, whole genome shotgun sequence window:
- the LOC124922192 gene encoding protein LEAD-SENSITIVE 1, with translation MGLLSNRVDRNALKPGDHIYSWRTAYIYAHHGIYIGNNKVVHFTRRGQEVGTGTVLDILLISSGPTRTHIPCPTCIPQEESHGVVSSCLDCFLSGGILYRFQYSASPVLFLAKARGGTCTLAVSDPDDVVTHRAKYLSENGFGCYNLFKNNCEDFAIYCKTGLLVVDKSTMGQSGQAVSIIGGPLAAVMSTPLRLLTTNIYGMAATAVGVYCASRYAADIGMRRDVVKVAVEDLTRRLATGTLNVADSIQQPIMMNLAQLS, from the exons ATGGGGCTTCTTTCGAACAG AGTCGATAGGAACGCTTTGAAACCTGGAGATCATATCTACTCATGGAGAACTGCGTACATTTATGCTCATCACG GTATCTATATCGGTAACAACAAAGTTGTCCACTTCACCCGACGAGGTCAAGAAGTAGGAACCGGAACCGTTTTAGACATCCTCCTCATAAGCTCCGGGCCGACCCGAACCCATATTCCCTGCCCGACATGCATCCCCCAAGAAGAAAGTCACGGAGTGGTATCCTCATGCCTAGATTGTTTCCTCTCGGGCGGTATCCTCTACCGTTTCCAATACTCGGCCAGCCCGGTTCTCTTCCTAGCGAAAGCCCGGGGCGGTACATGCACCCTAGCGGTTTCGGACCCGGATGACGTAGTCACTCATCGGGCCAAATACCTAAGTGAAAATGGGTTCGGTTGCTATAACTTGTTCAAGAATAATTGCGAGGATTTCGCGATATATTGCAAGACCGGATTGTTGGTTGTGGATAAGAGTACAATGGGGCAGAGTGGACAGGCTGTTAGCATTATTGGTGGGCCCTTGGCGGCAGTTATGTCTACGCCGTTAAGGTTGTTGACGACGAATATTTATGGGATGGCAGCGACAGCTGTTGGGGTTTATTGTGCTAGTAGATATGCAGCGGATATTGGGATGAGAAGGGATGTGGTTAAAGTGGCGGTTGAGGATTTGACTAGGAGATTGGCTACGGGTACATTGAATGTTGCTGATAGTATTCAGCAGCCGATTATGATGAATTTGGCACAGCTGAGTTGA
- the LOC124919266 gene encoding phosphatidylinositol N-acetylglucosaminyltransferase subunit A, which yields MADKRKFRILMVSDFFYPNFGGVENHIYYLSQCLLKLGHKVVVMTHAYEKRSGVRYMTGGLKVYYVPWKPFLMQNTLPTFYGTFPIVRTILIREKISIVHGHQAFSTLCHEALMHARTMGYKVVFTDHSLYGFADAGSIHMNKVLQFTLADVTQAICVSHTSKENTVLRSGLPPEKVFVIPNAVDTAMFRPAAERLSCDEIIIVVISRLVYRKGADLLVEVIPEVCRLNPKVRFIVGGDGPKRVRLEEMREKHSLQDRVEMLGAVPHAKVRSVLISGHIFLNSSLTEAFCIAILEAASCGLLTVSTRVGGVPEVLPDDMVVLARPDPDDMVIAIQKAIFMLPQINPQAMHLRMKKLYSWHDVATRTEIVYERALRCPNQNLSDRLSRYLSCGAWAGKLFCLVMIIDFVLWHLLQLWKPATDIEEVPDIVLSCHQHTGTLHKDLIE from the exons ATGGCTGATAAAAGGAAATTCAGAATCTTGATGGTGTCTGATTTTTTCTATCCCAACTTTGGGGGTGTGGAAAATCATATCTATTATCTGTCACAATGTTTGCTGAAGCTAGGCCATAAG GTTGTGGTGATGACTCATGCTTATGAAAAGCGGTCTGGTGTGAGATATATGACAGGTGGCTTGAAAGTCTACTATGTGCCATGGAAACCATTCCTAATGCAGAACACTTTGCCAACATTTTATGGGACATTTCCTATAGTAAGGACTATTTTGATTAGAGAGAAAATATCGATTGTACATGGGCATCAAGCTTTCTCAACTCTTTGTCACGAAGCTCTAATGCATGCACGCACCATGGGATATAAAGTTGTCTTCACCGATCATTCACTGTATGGCTTTGCAGATGCTGGCAGCATTCACATGAACAAGGTATTGCAATTCACATTAGCAGATGTGACCCAAGCCATTTGTGTTTCTCATACAAGTAAGGAGAATACGGTTTTAAGATCTGGCCTGCCTCCCGAGAAGGTTTTTGTTATACCCAATGCTGTGGACACAGCAATGTTCAGACCAGCTGCGGAGAGACTGAGCTGCGATGAAATTATTATAGTTGTGATAAGTAGATTGGTTTACCGAAAGGGTGCTGATCTGCTTGTTGAAGTAATCCCTGAAGTATGTCGGCTTAATCCAAAA gTTCGTTTCATTGTTGGAGGCGATGGACCTAAAAGAGTGCGACTGGAAGAAATGAGAGAGAAACACTCTCTCCAAGATCGAGTGGAAATGTTGGGTGCAGTTCCTCATGCTAAAGTCCGTTCTGTCCTGATTTCCGGGCATATATTCTTGAACAG TTCCTTAACGGAAGCATTTTGCATAGCTATATTGGAGGCAGCTAGTTGTGGATTATTAACCGTCAGCACAAGGGTTGGAGGTGTACCAGAG GTTCTGCCTGACGATATGGTTGTGCTTGCGAGACCTGATCCTGATGACATGGTAATAGCAATTCAAAAGGCTATTTTCATGCTTCCTCAGATCAATCCACAAGCGATGCATCTTCGA ATGAAAAAGCTATACAGTTGGCATGATGTTGCAACAAGAACAGAGATTGTGTATGAGCGTGCTTTGAGATGCCCCAATCAGAATCTTTCTGATCGACTTTCACG GTACCTGTCATGTGGTGCATGGGCTGGGAAGCTTTTTTGTTTGGTTATGATAATAGATTTTGTCTTGTGGCATCTCTTGCAGCTATGGAAG CCTGCTACTGATATTGAAGAAGTACCTGACATTGTTCTATCGTGTCATCAACATACGGGGACACTACATAAAGATTTGATtgaataa